One genomic segment of Desulfomicrobium sp. ZS1 includes these proteins:
- a CDS encoding dihydroorotase gives MAHVDCLIRNVSWEDRSCDLFIGEGRVLELAEAGTVAAPVGMSGTEIVDAGGLTLLPSLIDAHVHLREPGQEYKEDIRSGLSAAAGGGFGQVMAMANTIPVNDNASVTRFMLQKAGEAFPYGPWVRPVGALTVGLLGKELAAAGELARAGCVALSNDGLPVENAELFRRAMEYAADFGLKVIDHCEDPWLGKGGVMNEGEVSSRLGLKGIPTASEAMQVARDILLASYLDLPIHLAHISCRQSVELIADAKERGVKVTAETCPHYLLWDESRVEGYDTSVRVNPPLRTRDDVLALRQAVRTGVIDILVTDHAPHAAHEKEVTFADAPNGICGLDTALSLTYELVRSGELEFADISRLWCWNTAAIFGLPANRMRPGDPADFVLFDPDLAWVATAGALLSKGKNTPCLDKEVPGRVMAHFLGGRAVFTRLETITLKRP, from the coding sequence ATGGCACATGTAGATTGTCTGATTCGCAATGTTTCCTGGGAGGATCGCAGCTGCGACCTCTTCATTGGCGAGGGCCGCGTGCTGGAACTGGCCGAGGCCGGAACCGTTGCCGCGCCTGTTGGCATGTCCGGGACCGAGATTGTCGATGCGGGGGGGCTGACTCTCCTGCCGAGCCTTATCGATGCGCACGTGCATCTGCGCGAGCCTGGTCAGGAATACAAAGAAGACATCAGGTCCGGTCTGTCCGCCGCAGCCGGGGGAGGCTTTGGCCAGGTCATGGCCATGGCCAACACGATCCCCGTCAACGACAACGCCTCCGTGACCCGCTTCATGTTGCAAAAGGCGGGGGAGGCCTTTCCGTATGGTCCCTGGGTGCGGCCCGTGGGGGCGCTGACCGTGGGCCTTCTGGGCAAGGAGCTGGCTGCGGCCGGGGAGCTGGCCCGGGCCGGTTGCGTGGCCCTGTCCAACGACGGCCTGCCTGTTGAAAACGCGGAGCTTTTTCGGCGGGCCATGGAATATGCGGCGGATTTCGGCCTGAAGGTCATCGACCACTGCGAGGACCCGTGGCTGGGCAAGGGCGGAGTCATGAACGAGGGCGAGGTTTCGAGCCGTCTGGGCCTCAAAGGCATTCCCACCGCATCCGAGGCCATGCAGGTCGCTCGCGACATTCTCTTGGCTTCCTATCTGGACCTGCCCATCCATCTGGCCCACATCAGCTGCCGGCAGTCGGTGGAGCTCATCGCCGACGCCAAGGAGCGCGGCGTCAAGGTCACGGCGGAAACCTGCCCGCACTACCTGCTCTGGGATGAATCCCGGGTCGAGGGCTACGATACCAGCGTGCGGGTAAATCCCCCCCTGCGCACCCGCGACGATGTGCTGGCCCTGCGCCAGGCCGTGCGCACGGGAGTCATCGACATCCTGGTCACGGACCATGCGCCTCACGCCGCCCATGAAAAGGAAGTGACCTTCGCCGACGCGCCAAACGGCATCTGTGGCCTTGATACGGCACTGTCCCTGACCTATGAACTGGTGCGCAGCGGGGAGCTTGAATTTGCCGACATAAGCCGTTTGTGGTGCTGGAACACGGCCGCCATCTTCGGTCTGCCCGCCAATCGCATGCGGCCCGGAGATCCGGCGGACTTTGTGCTTTTTGATCCGGATCTGGCCTGGGTGGCCACGGCCGGGGCCCTCTTGTCCAAGGGCAAGAACACGCCCTGCCTGGACAAGGAGGTGCCGGGCCGGGTCATGGCCCATTTTCTGGGCGGCAGGGCTGTCTTTACCAGATTGGAGACAATCACGCTGAAGCGCCCTTGA
- the gyrA gene encoding DNA gyrase subunit A, giving the protein MSNISIEKELQKSYLEYSLSVIIGRAIPDVRDGLKPVHRRILFAMHELGNSYNRAYKKSARVVGDVIGKFHPHGDSAVYDALVRMAQEFNMRDPLVDGQGNFGSIDGDSAAAMRYTEVRMSRLAGSFLADIEKDTVEFRPNYDNSLQEPSVLPTKVPNLLVNGSSGIAVGMATNIPPHNLGEVVAGTLRLLDDPHLSIDELMTSIVAPDFPTGALIYGRAGIREAYRTGRGSVRIRSRIEIEKRKGDLESIVVKEIPYALNKSTLVEKIAMLVNERKIEGISDLRDESDMKGIRIVMDLKKGVFSDVIINQLFKFTSLETSFGINMMAVVNNRPQLLNLKQVLEYFLDYRREVIIRRSRFDLRKAQHRAHILEGLRIALDFIDEVVKLIRASKTGQEAKERLRERFELSEIQAQAILDMRLQRLTNLEREKLLEEYAELLKQIEYLTSVIENTEVLKSVIRQELEELRDTFATPRKSVLLAHDPDSIDIEDIIPDEPVVITLSRNGYLKRTSLDNYRQQRRGGTGITGVQVAEEDFITFILTTSNHQYMNLFSNKGKMYQVKVHQIPEGGRTARGKHVANLLPLDSNEYIAAAMTCRDLDQEKFYFFYTKLGVVKRSSVHLYRNIRAVGLIALGMRDDDELIGVREVETNDEMVLVTVDGYSIRFACSDVRAMGRTATGVKGLALRKGDQVVAGVVVNKDTQQELLTIAENGYGKRTQVEHFRAQSRGGKGIINMRITPKTGKVVGAMMVYPTDELILLTSGSKIIRIGISDISLVGRATQGVRLVRLEDEQTVVCFDHVPTDAPEVSGVPRAEVPSADLDPEDFVGPDDVDLPDDDEMLDEPDESQE; this is encoded by the coding sequence GTGTCCAACATCAGTATCGAAAAAGAACTTCAGAAATCCTATCTTGAATATTCGCTGAGCGTCATCATCGGCCGGGCCATCCCGGACGTGCGCGATGGCCTCAAGCCCGTGCACCGGCGCATCCTGTTCGCCATGCACGAGCTCGGCAATTCTTACAACCGGGCCTACAAGAAGTCCGCCCGCGTGGTCGGTGACGTCATCGGTAAGTTTCATCCTCACGGCGATTCGGCCGTGTACGATGCCTTGGTCCGTATGGCCCAGGAATTCAACATGCGTGATCCTCTGGTCGACGGCCAGGGCAACTTCGGTTCCATCGACGGCGACTCCGCGGCGGCCATGCGTTACACTGAAGTGCGCATGTCCCGGCTGGCGGGTTCCTTTCTGGCGGACATCGAAAAAGACACAGTTGAGTTTCGGCCCAACTACGACAACTCCCTGCAGGAGCCCTCGGTTCTGCCGACCAAGGTTCCGAACCTCTTGGTTAACGGCTCCTCGGGCATTGCCGTGGGCATGGCCACCAACATCCCGCCCCACAACCTGGGCGAGGTGGTCGCAGGCACTCTGCGCTTGCTGGACGACCCGCATCTGTCCATCGACGAGCTCATGACCTCCATCGTGGCCCCGGATTTTCCCACCGGCGCTCTGATCTATGGCCGGGCAGGCATCCGCGAGGCGTATCGCACGGGCCGCGGCTCGGTGCGCATCCGTTCGCGCATTGAGATCGAGAAGCGCAAAGGCGACCTGGAATCCATTGTCGTCAAAGAGATCCCCTACGCCTTGAACAAGTCCACCCTGGTCGAGAAGATCGCCATGCTGGTCAACGAGCGCAAGATCGAAGGCATCTCCGACCTGCGCGACGAATCGGACATGAAGGGCATCCGCATCGTCATGGACCTCAAAAAGGGCGTCTTCTCCGATGTGATCATCAATCAGCTTTTCAAGTTCACGTCGCTCGAAACCAGCTTCGGCATCAACATGATGGCTGTGGTCAACAACCGGCCCCAGCTTTTGAACTTGAAGCAGGTGCTGGAGTATTTCCTGGATTATCGCCGCGAGGTGATCATCCGGCGTTCCCGCTTCGACCTCAGAAAAGCCCAGCATCGCGCGCACATTCTTGAAGGCCTGCGCATTGCGCTCGACTTCATCGACGAGGTGGTCAAGTTGATCCGCGCTTCCAAAACGGGTCAGGAGGCCAAGGAGCGCTTGCGTGAACGTTTCGAACTCTCCGAGATCCAGGCCCAGGCCATCCTCGACATGCGCCTGCAGCGCCTGACCAACCTCGAGCGCGAAAAGCTCCTGGAGGAATACGCGGAGCTGCTGAAGCAGATCGAGTACCTGACCAGCGTCATCGAGAACACCGAGGTTTTGAAATCCGTCATCCGTCAGGAGCTTGAAGAGCTGCGCGACACGTTCGCCACGCCGCGCAAATCCGTGCTGCTGGCCCACGATCCCGATTCCATCGACATCGAGGACATCATCCCGGACGAGCCCGTGGTCATCACCCTGTCCCGCAACGGATATTTGAAGCGCACCAGCCTTGATAACTATCGTCAGCAGCGCCGTGGCGGCACGGGCATCACCGGGGTGCAGGTCGCGGAGGAGGATTTCATCACCTTCATCCTGACGACTTCCAACCACCAGTACATGAATCTGTTCAGCAACAAGGGCAAGATGTACCAGGTCAAGGTGCACCAGATCCCCGAGGGCGGGCGCACGGCCCGGGGCAAGCACGTGGCCAATCTGCTGCCGCTGGACAGCAACGAATACATCGCTGCGGCCATGACCTGCCGCGATCTGGACCAGGAGAAATTCTACTTCTTCTACACCAAGCTCGGCGTGGTCAAACGCAGCTCCGTCCACCTCTATCGCAACATCCGCGCCGTGGGTCTCATCGCCCTTGGCATGCGTGACGACGATGAGCTTATCGGCGTGCGCGAGGTGGAAACCAACGACGAGATGGTGCTGGTCACGGTGGACGGCTACTCCATCCGTTTCGCCTGCTCCGATGTGCGCGCCATGGGCCGCACCGCCACCGGCGTGAAGGGCCTGGCCCTGCGCAAGGGCGATCAGGTCGTGGCCGGCGTGGTGGTTAACAAGGACACTCAGCAGGAGCTCTTGACCATCGCGGAGAACGGCTACGGCAAGCGCACCCAGGTGGAGCACTTTCGGGCCCAGTCGCGCGGAGGCAAGGGCATCATCAACATGCGCATCACCCCCAAGACCGGCAAGGTTGTCGGGGCCATGATGGTCTATCCCACGGATGAGCTCATCCTCCTGACCTCGGGCAGCAAGATCATCCGCATCGGCATCTCCGACATCAGCCTGGTCGGCCGAGCCACCCAGGGAGTGCGGCTGGTTCGTCTTGAGGATGAACAGACCGTGGTCTGTTTCGACCATGTGCCGACCGATGCTCCGGAAGTGAGCGGTGTTCCGCGTGCGGAGGTGCCTTCGGCGGATTTGGATCCGGAAGATTTCGTCGGCCCGGATGATGTGGATCTGCCCGATGATGACGAGATGCTGGATGAACCCGATGAGTCGCAGGAATAG
- a CDS encoding helix-turn-helix domain-containing protein, translated as MNGAQVEVALTQAFSAEELDKWRASLGLSVEGSVLTVRFPHRYFSDWFETHARVRFEQALAGSGLSIAYECRDRSRSRIVRESRPAGQALPFGSEFIFDNFLVNNKNYFPLASAQEVAQSREAPYNPFVLCGESGSGKSFLLRAIANARSEHGADGSYVGGIEDLHELYSSRSDARKFLTSMQLLAVDDLQEIARYRYLQGELLALFDHFHLQRKQMVFACTGKVGGYTFLAPKLKSRLEWGLSVMLKAPDLDIRTQYAQSRCRERRLDLSKDRILLLAQRFADLRNLEGCLLKLWAYRELVHDHISDEEFDNILNYLDDRAVTSLSVEQILDAVCFKFNLKPEDILSSGRRHDLVFARQVAMYLCRKHLGLSFPELGRAFGGRDHSTVLYSCRKVEQLQRDDKSIKNMLHELSDKCLAMNETTLA; from the coding sequence GTGAACGGCGCACAGGTCGAAGTGGCGCTCACGCAGGCATTTTCCGCCGAGGAGCTGGACAAATGGCGCGCATCCCTGGGTTTGAGCGTGGAAGGCTCCGTGCTCACGGTGCGCTTTCCGCACAGATATTTTTCCGACTGGTTTGAAACGCATGCGCGGGTCCGTTTCGAGCAGGCCCTGGCCGGTTCGGGGCTGAGCATCGCCTATGAATGCCGGGACAGAAGCCGCTCCCGCATCGTGCGCGAGTCCCGGCCGGCGGGTCAGGCCCTGCCTTTTGGATCCGAGTTCATTTTCGACAACTTCCTGGTCAACAACAAGAACTACTTCCCTTTGGCCTCGGCTCAGGAAGTGGCCCAGAGCCGGGAAGCACCGTACAACCCGTTTGTGCTCTGCGGGGAAAGCGGGTCGGGCAAATCCTTTTTGCTGCGGGCCATTGCCAATGCCCGCAGCGAACATGGCGCGGACGGGTCCTATGTGGGCGGCATCGAGGATTTGCACGAGCTGTACTCGTCCCGGTCCGATGCGCGAAAATTTTTGACTTCGATGCAGCTTCTGGCTGTGGACGACCTGCAGGAGATTGCCCGCTATCGCTACCTGCAGGGCGAGCTTTTGGCGCTCTTCGATCACTTCCATCTGCAACGCAAGCAGATGGTTTTTGCCTGCACGGGCAAGGTCGGCGGGTATACGTTTCTGGCGCCCAAGCTCAAATCGCGTTTGGAGTGGGGCCTTAGCGTCATGCTTAAAGCTCCGGATCTGGATATCCGCACCCAGTACGCCCAGTCCCGTTGCCGGGAGCGCCGTTTGGATCTCTCCAAGGACAGAATCCTGCTCCTGGCCCAGCGGTTTGCCGATCTGCGCAATCTGGAAGGGTGTCTGTTGAAGCTGTGGGCTTACCGGGAGCTGGTCCATGACCATATTTCCGATGAAGAGTTTGACAATATTCTCAATTATCTGGACGATCGGGCCGTAACGAGCCTGAGCGTCGAACAGATTCTGGATGCTGTTTGCTTCAAATTCAACCTGAAGCCGGAAGATATCCTGTCCTCCGGCCGCAGGCACGATCTTGTTTTTGCCCGGCAGGTGGCCATGTACCTGTGCCGCAAACACCTCGGCCTGTCCTTTCCGGAACTTGGCCGGGCCTTTGGCGGCAGGGACCACTCGACGGTTTTGTACAGCTGCAGAAAAGTCGAACAATTACAGAGAGATGATAAAAGCATAAAAAACATGTTACATGAGCTGAGCGATAAATGCCTGGCCATGAACGAAACAACCCTTGCCTAG
- the gyrB gene encoding DNA topoisomerase (ATP-hydrolyzing) subunit B, whose translation MTQKESTYTADNITVLEGLSAVRMRPAMYIGSTNTNGLHHLVYEVIDNSIDEAMAGYCDHIKVVVHMDNSVSIVDNGRGIPVDMHPKEKKPALEVVMTVLHAGGKFDNDSYKVSGGLHGVGVSVVNALSEYLDVTVSRGGFRYYQRYKRGVPQAPLAVVGETDKTGTLIRFKPDEEIFEELDFHYDVLAKRFEELAYLNPGIKIEFFDEKTQNRDVFKFEGGIVLFVKNKNQDNGIHKVIGGTGAMEGVSIDFALQYTAGYKENVFTFANNIRTREGGTHLQGFKTALTRAINTYIQNSDVPKKLKQKVSGDDVREGLTAIISVKIPNPQFEGQTKTKLGNSEVAGYVATMVYEALNQFFGENPKEARLIIEKVIDAARARDAARRAKDLVRRKGALSDNSLPGKLADCQSKDPAECEVFIVEGDSAGGSAKQGRNPKFQAILPLRGKILNVEKTRFDKMLQNKEIKALITAMGAGIGSDDVDLARLRYHKIIIMTDADVDGAHIRTLILTFFFRHYEELISQGYLYIAQPPLYRVHKGSFERYIKDEVEMSQFLLQRVAEEVTLTVPDRPDVAGEELTALLNTILALRDLAVDVANMGIPDTLFMRIVGAPAMLEPDMLRENGPDAIFTAHMSEGGFAMELIREQDEPQNGDGLDSEARYYLRFTDANNHVIRLGVEFFHSKRYRRAVELQTNIREICPASVWTIRHKDAELEATSPFDLLRQVLDLAQKGVNVQRYKGLGEMNPEQLWGTTMNPDARTLLQVTIDDAVEADELFTKLMGDKVEPRREFIERNALLVTDLDI comes from the coding sequence ATGACACAGAAAGAATCAACATATACCGCAGACAACATCACCGTCCTTGAGGGTTTGTCCGCAGTGCGCATGCGTCCGGCCATGTATATCGGCTCGACCAACACCAATGGCCTGCATCACCTCGTCTATGAAGTCATCGACAACTCCATCGACGAGGCTATGGCCGGCTATTGCGACCATATCAAAGTCGTGGTGCACATGGACAACTCGGTCAGCATCGTGGACAATGGTCGTGGCATTCCCGTGGACATGCATCCCAAGGAAAAAAAGCCCGCCCTTGAAGTGGTTATGACTGTCCTGCATGCCGGCGGCAAGTTCGACAACGATTCCTACAAGGTTTCGGGCGGCTTGCACGGCGTGGGCGTGTCCGTGGTCAACGCCCTGTCCGAATATCTGGATGTCACGGTCAGCCGCGGGGGTTTTCGCTATTACCAGCGCTACAAGCGCGGCGTGCCCCAGGCGCCTCTGGCCGTGGTCGGGGAAACGGACAAGACCGGCACCCTGATCCGCTTCAAACCCGATGAGGAGATCTTCGAGGAGCTTGATTTTCATTATGATGTCCTGGCCAAGCGCTTCGAAGAGCTGGCCTACTTGAACCCCGGCATCAAGATCGAGTTCTTTGACGAGAAGACCCAGAATCGCGATGTGTTCAAGTTTGAAGGAGGCATCGTCCTCTTCGTCAAGAACAAGAACCAAGATAACGGGATTCACAAGGTCATCGGCGGAACCGGCGCGATGGAAGGGGTGAGCATTGATTTCGCCCTGCAGTACACGGCCGGGTACAAGGAAAACGTCTTCACCTTCGCCAACAACATTCGCACCAGGGAAGGCGGCACCCATCTGCAGGGCTTCAAGACGGCCCTGACCCGTGCCATCAACACCTACATCCAGAACAGCGACGTACCCAAGAAGCTCAAGCAGAAGGTGTCCGGCGACGACGTGCGCGAGGGCCTGACGGCCATCATCAGCGTCAAGATCCCCAACCCGCAGTTCGAGGGGCAGACCAAAACCAAGCTCGGCAACTCCGAGGTGGCCGGCTACGTGGCGACCATGGTCTATGAGGCCCTGAACCAGTTCTTTGGTGAAAATCCCAAAGAGGCGCGTCTCATCATCGAGAAGGTCATTGACGCCGCCCGGGCCCGGGACGCGGCCCGCCGCGCCAAGGATCTGGTCCGCCGCAAGGGCGCCCTGTCCGACAACTCCCTGCCCGGCAAGCTTGCCGATTGTCAGAGCAAGGACCCGGCCGAGTGCGAAGTCTTCATTGTCGAAGGTGATTCGGCCGGCGGTTCGGCCAAGCAGGGCCGCAATCCCAAGTTCCAGGCCATCCTGCCCTTGCGCGGCAAGATTCTGAACGTGGAGAAGACCCGTTTCGACAAGATGCTGCAAAACAAGGAAATCAAAGCCCTGATCACGGCTATGGGCGCGGGGATCGGCTCGGACGATGTGGATCTGGCGCGTCTTCGCTACCACAAGATCATCATCATGACCGACGCCGACGTGGACGGGGCGCATATCCGCACCCTGATCCTGACTTTTTTCTTCCGCCACTACGAGGAACTGATCAGCCAGGGCTATCTCTATATTGCCCAGCCGCCCCTGTACCGGGTGCACAAGGGCTCGTTCGAGCGCTACATTAAGGACGAAGTGGAGATGAGCCAGTTCCTGCTGCAGCGCGTGGCCGAGGAAGTGACCCTGACCGTGCCCGACCGTCCGGATGTGGCGGGCGAAGAGTTGACCGCGCTCTTGAACACGATCCTCGCCCTGCGCGATCTGGCCGTGGATGTGGCCAACATGGGCATCCCGGACACCCTGTTCATGCGAATCGTGGGCGCCCCGGCCATGCTGGAGCCCGATATGCTGCGCGAAAACGGTCCCGACGCGATTTTTACCGCCCATATGTCCGAGGGCGGATTCGCCATGGAGCTGATCCGCGAGCAGGACGAACCCCAGAACGGCGATGGCCTGGACAGCGAGGCCCGTTACTACTTGCGATTCACCGATGCCAACAACCATGTCATCCGTCTGGGCGTGGAGTTTTTCCATTCCAAGCGCTACCGCAGGGCCGTTGAATTGCAGACCAACATCCGGGAAATTTGCCCCGCTTCGGTCTGGACCATTCGGCACAAGGACGCGGAGCTGGAGGCGACGAGCCCCTTTGATCTGTTGCGGCAGGTCCTCGATCTGGCCCAGAAAGGGGTCAACGTGCAGCGCTACAAGGGCTTGGGTGAAATGAACCCGGAACAGCTCTGGGGAACGACCATGAACCCGGACGCGCGCACCCTGCTGCAGGTGACCATTGACGACGCGGTGGAGGCCGATGAGCTTTTCACCAAACTCATGGGCGACAAGGTCGAGCCTCGGCGCGAATTCATCGAACGTAATGCCCTCCTGGTCACGGACCTCGACATTTAG
- a CDS encoding aspartate carbamoyltransferase catalytic subunit, whose product MNWRHKDLLEISQLDADEIAHVFETAARFAEVNQRPIKKVPILKGKSVVLFFAEASTRTKTSFDMAGKRLSADTFSLAKSGSSLQKGESLKDTALTLQAMNPDAIVIRHWDSGAARFLAERLSCSIINAGDGWHAHPTQALLDGFTLHQVWGRFAGKTVCILGDIAHSRVARSDVELLTMLGARVRICAPRTLLPAMVRTWPVEVFSDVAKACEGVDAVICLRLQLERQQAGLLPDLREYACTYGLAPRHLEKANADVKIMHPGPMNRGLEIASELADCGASLILDQVASGVAVRMTLLHLYLTRTRISA is encoded by the coding sequence ATGAATTGGCGGCATAAGGACCTTTTGGAGATTTCCCAGCTCGACGCGGACGAGATCGCTCATGTTTTCGAGACGGCGGCTCGGTTCGCGGAAGTGAATCAGCGGCCCATCAAGAAGGTGCCCATTCTGAAGGGCAAGAGCGTGGTCCTGTTTTTCGCCGAGGCGTCCACGCGCACCAAGACATCTTTCGACATGGCTGGCAAGCGCCTTTCAGCCGATACCTTCAGCCTGGCCAAATCGGGCAGTTCGCTGCAAAAGGGCGAGAGTCTCAAAGACACGGCCCTGACCCTGCAGGCCATGAACCCCGACGCCATCGTCATCCGGCACTGGGACAGCGGGGCGGCCAGGTTTCTGGCCGAACGGCTGTCCTGTTCCATCATCAACGCCGGCGACGGTTGGCATGCCCATCCCACCCAAGCCCTGCTGGACGGGTTCACCCTGCATCAGGTCTGGGGACGTTTCGCGGGCAAGACGGTGTGCATCCTGGGCGACATCGCGCACAGCCGGGTGGCCCGCTCCGATGTGGAGCTTCTGACCATGCTCGGGGCCCGCGTGCGGATCTGCGCGCCCCGCACCCTGCTTCCGGCCATGGTCCGGACCTGGCCGGTAGAGGTTTTTTCCGACGTGGCCAAGGCCTGCGAGGGGGTGGACGCGGTCATCTGCCTGCGCCTGCAACTGGAACGCCAGCAGGCGGGGCTCCTGCCGGATTTGCGTGAATACGCCTGTACCTACGGTCTGGCGCCCAGGCATCTGGAAAAGGCCAATGCGGATGTGAAGATCATGCACCCCGGTCCCATGAACCGGGGCCTTGAGATTGCTTCCGAGCTGGCCGACTGCGGGGCGAGCCTTATTCTGGATCAGGTCGCCTCGGGCGTGGCCGTGCGCATGACCCTTCTGCATTTGTATTTGACCCGGACCCGGATTTCGGCATGA
- the dnaN gene encoding DNA polymerase III subunit beta, with amino-acid sequence MFLKVRKEEVIDGLLKASNIIPSKTGAAYLRTVWLKAEGDTVSILATDSSIEFVGVYPAVISDGGLVGVQGKKFCELMRRLPPGEITLKLDPSAKHLHIEQGRRKYKLPANESSWFQDFNPFPAQNAVLWSGDLFKEIIDRIAFCIADDEDLTSMNCIKFAPVENDDVEICGLNGHQFGLLRFSNPDIRAVLGQDGFLVSKKYLLEIRKWLTNDEIEISLSDKRLFLRTENRKESFSLPLKAYVFADYRNFINQYKDRFASNLVVDRHELTDALDRIFVFNTEANKATFFDFGPEELSLYCQGQDIGEGTELISCQYQGELSKIALPTKVILEILGHFVSDSLTFSFVGPSEPCRITGKDDPNYMIITMPVEITEDTYYSEEEL; translated from the coding sequence ATGTTTTTGAAAGTGCGTAAGGAAGAGGTCATTGACGGGCTGCTCAAGGCCTCGAACATCATTCCGTCAAAAACCGGCGCGGCCTATCTGCGCACGGTCTGGCTCAAGGCCGAAGGAGACACCGTTTCCATTCTGGCCACGGATTCGAGCATCGAGTTCGTGGGTGTCTATCCGGCCGTGATCAGCGATGGCGGTCTGGTCGGCGTGCAGGGCAAGAAGTTCTGCGAACTGATGCGCCGTCTTCCCCCCGGCGAAATCACCTTGAAGCTCGATCCTTCCGCCAAGCATTTGCACATCGAACAGGGTCGCCGCAAGTACAAGCTCCCGGCCAACGAGTCCTCCTGGTTCCAGGATTTCAACCCGTTTCCCGCCCAGAACGCCGTGCTCTGGTCCGGCGATCTCTTCAAGGAGATCATCGACCGCATCGCCTTCTGCATTGCCGACGACGAGGACCTGACCAGCATGAACTGCATCAAGTTCGCGCCCGTTGAGAACGACGACGTGGAGATCTGCGGTTTGAACGGCCATCAGTTCGGCCTGCTGCGTTTCTCCAATCCCGATATCCGCGCGGTTCTTGGCCAGGACGGGTTCCTTGTCTCCAAGAAGTACCTGCTTGAAATCCGCAAATGGCTGACCAACGACGAGATCGAGATCAGCCTTTCGGACAAGCGGCTCTTCCTGCGCACCGAGAATCGCAAGGAGTCGTTCAGTCTTCCTCTTAAAGCCTATGTTTTTGCCGATTACCGCAATTTCATCAACCAGTATAAAGACCGCTTCGCTTCCAACCTGGTGGTGGACCGGCACGAGCTGACCGACGCCCTGGACCGCATCTTCGTTTTCAACACCGAAGCTAACAAGGCCACGTTTTTCGACTTCGGCCCCGAGGAGCTGTCCCTCTATTGCCAGGGCCAGGACATCGGCGAAGGCACGGAGCTGATCAGCTGCCAGTACCAGGGCGAATTGTCCAAGATCGCCCTGCCGACCAAGGTCATCCTTGAGATCCTGGGGCACTTCGTGTCCGACTCCCTGACCTTTTCTTTCGTGGGACCGTCCGAACCCTGCCGCATCACGGGCAAGGACGACCCGAACTACATGATCATCACCATGCCTGTGGAGATCACTGAAGACACCTATTACAGCGAGGAAGAGCTGTAA